One window of Rhodothermales bacterium genomic DNA carries:
- the mce gene encoding methylmalonyl-CoA epimerase, giving the protein MRRLEHIGIAVAEADATLDILKRVLGTERYKQETVEAEGVATHFLLAGSTKLELLESLGSDSPIAGFLEKRGPGVHHLAFEVDDLDAEAERLKADGFTLLGTVRPGADGKRIVFLHPRETGRILIELCEQATWPNQASETGPVVVVPDTSENAALAHALAARCRVQRSGPAPWASVHPPADLAGSGVCILMDDGVGAPASASLTIGLGVAGDVQIPKLLWKGLPDPWGVVADLVIQHLATERAA; this is encoded by the coding sequence ATGCGACGACTGGAGCACATCGGCATCGCTGTAGCCGAAGCCGACGCCACCCTCGATATCCTCAAACGCGTGCTGGGCACGGAGCGCTACAAGCAGGAGACCGTGGAGGCTGAAGGGGTAGCCACACACTTCCTGCTGGCCGGCAGCACCAAGCTGGAACTGCTGGAGTCTCTGGGTTCCGATTCACCCATTGCCGGCTTCCTGGAAAAACGTGGCCCGGGTGTGCATCATCTGGCATTCGAGGTGGATGATCTCGATGCCGAGGCCGAGCGCCTCAAAGCGGACGGATTCACCCTGCTGGGCACCGTGCGGCCGGGGGCGGACGGAAAGCGCATCGTCTTTCTGCATCCTCGAGAAACTGGCAGAATCCTGATCGAACTGTGCGAACAGGCCACCTGGCCGAATCAGGCCTCGGAGACCGGCCCGGTCGTGGTGGTACCGGACACATCGGAAAACGCCGCTCTGGCGCATGCGCTCGCAGCGCGCTGTCGCGTACAGCGTTCGGGTCCGGCGCCATGGGCATCGGTACATCCCCCTGCCGACCTGGCCGGTTCCGGGGTGTGCATCCTAATGGACGATGGGGTCGGGGCCCCCGCGAGCGCCTCACTCACCATCGGCCTAGGCGTCGCCGGGGACGTGCAGATTCCGAAGCTGCTCTGGAAAGGACTGCCGGACCCGTGGGGCGTGGTGGCAGACCTGGTCATTCAGCACCTAGCGACCGAACGTGCGGCGTAG
- a CDS encoding S8 family serine peptidase, with protein sequence MRLTIPAMAALAVAAAGCDFNGPTQEPLSKLRHAHLLEDARQSGRTAGKRDNALGLIVSMKPGAVVRRYRVLERYKVLERYQTSARFEYQEAFSGFALTIEDTTGGTDFSAILRALQDDADIAWMEPDFDVESVPSLPEHSHAGQRIPWSVAMAGGQESSAISGDGQGAVPVPVYVLDTGISNPDLNVVEALDFRGDLIADPADHDGHGTHVAGILAAVDDADGLVGIAPGALVHNYKVLGDDGTADVSVVIAAVEHLIDLRRTDPDRPMVVNLSLGEYIGSESPTALDEAVATLAAAGAVVVVAAGNQAVDASHVTPAHVADVITVGAHDADGVLAPYSNFGSVIDLLAPGTGIVSLAPSVSDSGAPARMTGTSMAAPHVAGAAALYLWANPRATPSEVRSALVAAARPGIRVHGGTTDRALYVADF encoded by the coding sequence ATGCGACTGACCATCCCCGCAATGGCCGCTCTTGCAGTGGCGGCAGCCGGCTGTGATTTCAACGGCCCGACCCAGGAACCCCTCTCCAAGCTCCGACACGCACACTTGCTGGAAGACGCCCGGCAGTCCGGCCGCACTGCGGGGAAGCGCGACAACGCCCTCGGACTCATCGTCTCCATGAAGCCCGGGGCCGTCGTGCGTCGCTACCGGGTGCTGGAACGGTACAAAGTGCTTGAGCGCTATCAGACAAGCGCACGATTCGAGTATCAGGAAGCATTCTCCGGATTCGCACTCACGATTGAAGACACCACAGGCGGTACCGACTTCTCGGCCATCCTTCGGGCCCTGCAAGACGATGCAGACATTGCCTGGATGGAGCCGGATTTCGACGTCGAGTCGGTTCCTTCCCTGCCCGAGCATTCACACGCGGGCCAACGCATTCCCTGGAGTGTGGCGATGGCCGGAGGCCAGGAGAGCAGCGCAATCTCGGGCGATGGGCAGGGTGCTGTCCCTGTGCCCGTCTACGTGCTGGACACCGGTATCAGCAACCCGGACCTTAACGTGGTTGAGGCGCTCGACTTTCGTGGCGACCTCATAGCTGATCCGGCCGACCATGACGGCCACGGGACACATGTCGCCGGCATTCTGGCCGCCGTCGATGACGCCGACGGCCTCGTGGGCATCGCACCCGGCGCGCTGGTTCACAACTACAAGGTGCTCGGAGATGACGGGACCGCGGATGTGTCGGTCGTTATTGCTGCTGTAGAGCACCTGATAGACCTGCGCCGGACTGATCCGGACCGGCCGATGGTGGTGAACCTTTCCCTGGGCGAATACATCGGCAGCGAAAGCCCCACCGCCCTTGACGAAGCCGTGGCGACGCTCGCCGCCGCCGGAGCCGTCGTTGTGGTCGCGGCCGGAAATCAGGCAGTCGACGCCTCCCACGTCACTCCGGCGCACGTGGCCGATGTCATCACCGTAGGCGCCCACGACGCTGACGGCGTCCTGGCCCCCTACTCCAACTTCGGCTCCGTGATCGATCTGCTGGCGCCGGGCACCGGCATTGTGTCACTGGCACCATCAGTTTCCGATTCCGGAGCACCGGCCCGCATGACGGGCACCTCGATGGCCGCGCCTCACGTGGCGGGTGCGGCCGCCCTGTATCTGTGGGCGAACCCCCGGGCGACGCCATCGGAGGTACGCAGTGCGCTGGTCGCCGCGGCTCGACCCGGAATCCGGGTCCACGGCGGTACCACGGATCGGGCCCTCTATGTCGCCGATTTCTGA
- a CDS encoding ATP-binding protein, translating into MGAESTGKTTLVRALSAERGWPWVAEAARKHVEAVGRPLSRFDVAPIAARHLAAVRTAPDTPVLLLDTDLLATLAYAEHYHATSPGWLRSAASRGLADLYLVCKPDFAFDPEPVQRGSAQDRLRIQARMEALLAEFDACVVELSGPLEERLATALAAIDDLLQKSAT; encoded by the coding sequence ATGGGCGCAGAGAGCACCGGGAAGACCACGCTCGTACGTGCGCTGTCGGCAGAGCGGGGCTGGCCCTGGGTGGCAGAGGCAGCGCGAAAGCATGTTGAAGCCGTGGGCCGGCCGCTGAGTCGGTTTGATGTGGCGCCCATCGCGGCGCGTCATCTGGCAGCCGTCCGGACCGCTCCGGACACCCCCGTGCTACTGCTCGATACGGACCTGCTGGCCACACTTGCCTATGCGGAGCACTACCACGCCACCAGCCCCGGCTGGCTGCGTTCCGCAGCCAGCCGGGGCCTCGCCGACCTGTACCTCGTCTGCAAGCCGGACTTCGCGTTTGATCCGGAGCCAGTCCAGCGCGGGTCCGCGCAGGACCGGCTCCGGATCCAGGCGCGCATGGAGGCCCTGCTCGCTGAGTTCGACGCCTGCGTCGTCGAGCTCAGCGGCCCGCTTGAAGAGCGGCTCGCCACGGCCCTGGCCGCCATAGACGACCTGCTTCAGAAATCGGCGACATAG
- a CDS encoding spore maturation protein: MDTIRAFIEVFSVFVLPLLIVGFPLYGLYKKVPVYEEFVEGAKGGFEVAVTIIPYLVAILFAIAMFRASGAMDFMIDGLRGVLGLIGVPSEVLPMMILRPLTGSGSAAIVLDMIQQYGQDSILVKMAATMFGSTETTFYVIAVYFGAVNVKKTRHALSAGLIADIFALFMAVYVVRLLFG, translated from the coding sequence ATGGATACCATTCGTGCGTTCATAGAGGTCTTCTCGGTCTTCGTTCTGCCGCTGCTGATCGTCGGCTTCCCGCTGTACGGCCTTTACAAGAAGGTGCCCGTCTACGAGGAGTTCGTCGAGGGAGCCAAGGGCGGCTTTGAGGTCGCAGTCACCATTATCCCGTATCTGGTCGCGATTCTGTTCGCCATCGCCATGTTTCGCGCCTCAGGAGCCATGGACTTCATGATCGATGGGCTCCGTGGCGTCCTCGGACTCATTGGTGTGCCGTCCGAGGTGCTGCCCATGATGATTCTCCGACCATTGACCGGATCCGGATCCGCCGCGATCGTGCTGGACATGATCCAGCAGTACGGTCAGGACTCCATTCTGGTCAAGATGGCGGCCACCATGTTCGGCTCCACCGAAACCACGTTCTACGTGATTGCCGTTTACTTCGGAGCAGTCAATGTCAAGAAGACCCGGCACGCTCTGTCGGCCGGCCTCATCGCCGACATCTTCGCGCTCTTCATGGCGGTGTACGTGGTGCGGCTGCTTTTCGGCTAG
- a CDS encoding isoamylase early set domain-containing protein, with protein MISKKISPKGKSVRVTFELPADVAADSAAVVGEFNDWNAEKGTMKLDKKKGVWTKGVSVKPGDTFQFRYVVDGDKWLNDEQADSYVANEYFGENCVVEA; from the coding sequence ATGATCTCCAAGAAAATCAGCCCGAAAGGCAAGTCGGTCCGCGTGACCTTCGAACTCCCGGCAGACGTGGCCGCTGACAGCGCCGCCGTCGTGGGCGAGTTCAACGACTGGAACGCCGAGAAGGGAACCATGAAGCTCGACAAGAAGAAGGGCGTCTGGACCAAAGGCGTTTCCGTCAAGCCGGGCGACACCTTCCAGTTTCGTTATGTAGTGGACGGCGACAAGTGGCTCAACGATGAGCAGGCCGACTCCTACGTGGCCAACGAGTACTTCGGCGAGAACTGCGTCGTCGAGGCCTAG
- the glgA gene encoding glycogen synthase GlgA: MRVAFCTSETVPFAKTGGLADVSGALPAALAQLDCEVKLFMPLYDSIKVDDYGFVFASDLYELPVPVAGRMQPVNVFYGHIPDTSVEVYLIDCPRYYHRGSLYTNDPDEDERFIVLQQAAFQIMQRYAWSPDILHCNDWQSALMPVMLKRSYDWDALFRPTASVLSIHNIGYQGLFSDSAIDKAGLPRDGWFPGGPYENHGAFSFLKSGLVYADIISTVSETYAHEIQTPQYGAGLDGVLRSRGSDLYGILNGIDPEVWNPATDPYIAANYDAESLDDKVKNKQALLKEFGLPFDAATPVFGIVSRFAEQKGFDLLQPILEPLLRSEKMQLVVLGSGSSQIEDFFSWAKAAFPTQVGVYVGYNEGLAHRVEAGSDCFLMPSHYEPCGLNQMYSLAYGTVPVVRHTGGLADTVRDWHEMGGQGNGFSFYDPSPYALMTTIKRAINLFSDQDAWREMQLRGMSTDFSWDRSARRYLDIYWRAIHKRRGE, from the coding sequence ATGCGCGTAGCGTTCTGCACCAGTGAGACGGTGCCTTTTGCCAAAACGGGTGGGCTCGCGGACGTAAGCGGCGCCCTGCCTGCGGCCCTGGCCCAGCTCGATTGCGAGGTCAAACTCTTCATGCCGCTGTACGACTCGATCAAGGTCGACGACTACGGGTTCGTATTCGCGAGCGATCTGTATGAGCTACCGGTACCGGTGGCGGGCCGCATGCAGCCGGTAAATGTGTTCTACGGGCACATCCCGGACACGTCGGTCGAGGTGTACCTGATCGACTGCCCGCGGTACTACCACCGGGGCTCGCTCTACACGAACGATCCCGACGAGGACGAGCGCTTCATCGTGCTGCAGCAGGCAGCCTTCCAGATCATGCAGCGTTACGCGTGGTCGCCTGACATCCTGCACTGCAATGACTGGCAGTCGGCGTTGATGCCGGTCATGCTGAAGCGCAGTTATGACTGGGACGCCCTGTTCAGGCCGACGGCCTCGGTGCTCTCGATACACAACATTGGCTACCAGGGGCTCTTTTCGGATTCAGCCATCGACAAGGCCGGATTGCCCAGGGATGGCTGGTTTCCAGGAGGGCCCTACGAAAACCACGGCGCATTTTCCTTCCTGAAGTCCGGTCTGGTGTACGCGGACATCATCAGTACCGTCTCCGAAACCTACGCTCACGAAATCCAGACACCCCAGTACGGTGCGGGGCTCGACGGCGTGCTTCGCAGCAGGGGCAGTGACCTGTACGGCATTCTGAACGGCATCGACCCGGAAGTCTGGAATCCGGCCACCGACCCCTACATCGCCGCGAACTACGACGCGGAGAGCCTGGACGACAAGGTCAAGAACAAGCAGGCACTGCTGAAGGAGTTCGGATTGCCGTTCGATGCCGCGACACCGGTCTTCGGCATTGTATCACGCTTCGCCGAGCAGAAGGGCTTTGACCTGCTGCAGCCGATCCTCGAGCCGCTTCTGCGCTCGGAGAAGATGCAACTGGTGGTGCTTGGAAGCGGGTCTTCGCAGATCGAGGACTTCTTCAGTTGGGCGAAGGCGGCCTTCCCGACACAGGTCGGCGTGTACGTGGGGTACAACGAAGGTCTCGCGCACCGCGTAGAGGCCGGCTCGGACTGTTTCCTGATGCCGAGTCATTACGAACCGTGTGGCCTGAATCAGATGTATTCCCTGGCCTACGGCACCGTGCCGGTGGTGCGTCACACCGGAGGCCTGGCGGACACGGTGAGGGACTGGCACGAAATGGGCGGCCAGGGCAACGGCTTCTCGTTCTACGATCCTTCCCCGTACGCGCTAATGACAACCATCAAGCGCGCCATCAACCTGTTCTCCGACCAGGATGCCTGGAGGGAGATGCAGCTGAGAGGCATGTCCACCGACTTCTCCTGGGACCGCTCAGCCCGTCGCTATCTGGACATTTACTGGAGGGCCATCCACAAACGTCGAGGCGAGTAA